AACATATGCCCTTGAAACCATTTTCCGCCACAAAGAACCACCAGAATAATGACGTGGTGCATATGTGTTTTCAAGttataacaaaacaaaataaacaagatATGTCAAATGAGTGGGACTTGTGTGACCCGTCTCACTCATTTTGTCTACTTCATTtgattctctctctttctaaacctaataagAAAAGTTAAGTTTTTctcttcttaatttctttctttttcctcaatttttttttttttttttttgctttttatcTTACTTCCCTGGAGAAATCATAAGTTGAATCCTGAGATTATTGAAACATTATATTCATGTCTTCTTTCTCCTCAAATCAAACTCCAATTCTCCTTTCAATCACTAATCCAGACTCTCAATagcaaaattaatttaaagtatCGGCACACATGTAGAAGAGGTTAGAAACTCAAAAATTCTCTCTCCTCCACGTTCAACAAAGTGAGAAGAGATTTTGaaacacaaaaaagaaaaaattaaatcaaaaaataaaatcaagcaAACAAAAAATTCCAATGACTTTATGTTCTTtccttctctctttctctttgttCCTCTTTATATTTTACGTTTTTGCTTGCTTTGTCTTCCTTGGTCAAAGCTTGATCAAAGGCTAAAGGCCAATCATTCCGAgcttcaatttttttgtaCTCTAGTCAAACAATTTCTATCCCTTTATAGCTCATTAGTATGATCAGACTTCTCCAATTTTGTaacttcttttaattttctatttcttggGTTTTACTTTTCAACAAATTTCCTGAATTTATCTGATAAGAAGTTTGATGATATGATTAAAGAAAACTATGAcaaattatttgttttgtaGTTTTGGTATTGGGTTTAATTCATTGATAAGATTTAAAAGAGAAGTTTGATGATTCAACTATTGCAAGATGAatgatcaatttttttaaaagacgTGTTTGTTTACTaagaaactaagagaaaatgaaagatagaaaaaaaagagggaaaaaaaaggagataaggaaaatataaaattagaaacagagataaaaaatttaaaaaggaggAGAACACGAGTCAGACATATGGTGCTGATGTGCACAAGTGTCCCACTCATTTGACGtgtcctttttattttacttttttaataataaataataaacatgagTGCCACGTGATCATTCCGCTAGCTCTCTTTGCCAGAAAATGGTTTCAAAGACTTTTTAATACCTAATAGAAGTTTAGACAATCTTGTGtcacaaattaaaaaaacttgGGACAACAGCATATCAACCTCTACGAAGATGAGTGTAATTTAGACGATTAATGTGGATTATGACACTCTGCCTATTTCAAGTGTCTTTATTTTGTCCTTTTGTGATGGACATTTAATTGATCGTTCCTAATTTCATTTAGAAACCTCAACTGATTTCATATGGTCCTTCAAAGATATTAAGTAGAATTTGTTCTTTGGAAAGTTTTAGGATATTTCCCTCCAAATTATAAGTAACATccttatttgattttgatgccCTATCTAAAAATTTCCTTCACAAATTTTTCACTTGCAATGACAATTGTAATGAATATGAAGCCAAACAATATCTGAATATTTTCAAGTTGAGTTCCAGTAATATGACTGGCTTGTGCCCCTACTGAAGGAGCCACAGTTCCATTCAAAGTCAATTCTTTTGTCTGGTCAACATTCCTCAATAGGTTGAGTACATGACAATTTTGTTATAGATAGAAAGTAACCAGTAAACATTAGTTATATGTGTTTTTCCAGTACTGTTTCTCATTCAAGTCCCATTTTCTTAAAACAGTCCAGCTATTAGCATTTGAAGAACAATGACTGAATTCTGTAGCAAGTCTAGATGATTAGTTGAAGTTGAACTTTATCGGATGTAGAAAGAACGAGGCACAAATACTATAGTGTGTTCTTTTATGGGCTATTCTGAAGAAGCTTTTAAGAGGTGTCCCTTGCTAATGTTGACCGTTTCCTTCTGTTGCTTAATATACTCCTACAGGAGGACACCTCAGTATTCTCCTACTTGTACTTCATCAGACAATGAAGACCTCAAAAAGAAGTCTCAACAGAAGATAGAACCAACAATTACactttagattaattttacaattttaataaGTCAATTTGCATACTTTGCAAAAGTTGACAGGAAAACTGCTTAGTCAATCAGTACATCCTTTTTTATTGTGATATAGATCATAAATATTTGACCTTTAATCAGACTATTAAAATGATCCAAGCATTAGTCCATCTGTTTATTGTAAAATAACCATGAAATCTGAATATCAATGTGATTCTATTTCAAGTTTTTGAGTCAGAATAAAACTTCCTTATTATAAAATGTGAATTCCATTTAGATAAAACTAAGTCTCAATAGCCTCAAACATAGCACCCCATTCAGGTGGAGGGATTTTTCCATTCCTAGTAACACAAGTGGAAAgcatataagtaaataaattcgAAAGGATACATGCAGCCAATACAGCAGATATGATCATAGAAGAACATCTTTACTTCAAGAACATGATCACATCTCAACAGTAAGCGTTTAATAGTCAAGCAATGATTCATTTAAAGTTAAGcaatacaatttaaaaatcaagagAAATTAATGTACCTGATAGGTGAATCTGATatatcaacatcatcaacatcaaaaGGACATGAGAAGTCACCATCATCTAATTCATCCTGGAAAGATAATCTACTGGAACTTCTAGAAAATCCAATTCGTGGTGAGCCGCTGGAAGATAACAATCCTGAGAAGCGCCCTGAATCATCTTTGCTATCTTTGAGAGTCTgtacaataattaaaattggccTTATCAACaactaaaaaagaatatattataaaagcaCCAAAAAGCAAAGTGAGAAAGGAAACTCTACCTTATGACCAGAATAATGATTTGCTACGCCAGAGTTTGACTCTCCAGCCCTTGTAATTTCTGCTTTCTTGATTGACCGGATTCCAAATGAAGACTCCTGGGATGAGGGATCGTACCTTGTGCTTCTAGGAGATAAAGGTGGAAGTGAATTTTTATTTGGGTCAGAAAAGTTTGGAGAAACATATCTAGAACTTCTACTTGTCATCGGAAGGGGGATAGTTACAGGGGCAGTTTCTGAAGTAATATGAGTTTGCACAGGATTACTATTGGGAAAGTATGTTGGGGTGGAAGGGGACATAGAAGGTGAGAATGGAGGTGAAAGCTGATAATCATCATAAGCAGTAGCTTTTTGATGAGTCTGCGGTCTGTAGCTTTGAACTCTATGACCATAGGTATCTAGTGGAGGAGATGGAAAATCATATGGCATAGGAGATGTGCGATATGCAGGAGGAGATCCAACAAGAGGTTGGTTTAACATAAAAGGAGAAGCTCTGTGGAAGCCACTTGTCCAGCTATGTGGCCTCTGACAAGCTGTAGAATTAGGTGGACATATTCCCCTCAATGGGAAGGATGTAGCACGAACTCCTTTCTCTGAAGAAGGAAAAGACCTAAGAGGGTCGGTTGTAGGACTACCAACATAATCTGTTATAATCTTTGGCGGGAATGTTGCCAAAGGCTCAAGGTTAAAATCAGATAGAGATGGACGAAATGTCACAGATATAGATAGGTGGCCAGGAAGGGCCTCTACAGGGACAAAACTATactctttcattttttcctcCTCTGACCTAATGAATGGTTCACAAAATGAAGAAACTTTGTAAATGATATCAAAATCATAAGTTTGACTAGATGAGCTTAGCTGCCGAAAGATCCGATAAGCTGGGAGAAGCCTCGTCTGAGAATAGAGAGAACGTAGAAGTATAATAGACTTCTTATATGTTTTCTTGTACGAGGAAGAATTTTCCCCAAGCTGGGGAGCCATAGCCCGGAGGAACTTATACTGAACAACCCACCTTTCTATGACTGTTTCAATAGGCATCCTCTCAGCTGGAGAAGCATACAGATTTTCTACTGATGATGAAGCAGTCCCAGTACGAACAAGTATTATGTCAATAATCATGGGGTCCATTAGATTCCTTTGCCAGAAATTCAAGTTACCTAAGGTAGCCGGACGATCTCCTAGAACTAAATTGAACCATTtgtcactctttctcaccCGAGAACTGGACTGAAAGTCAGCACTACGATCATGTGGATGAAGAGAAGGAATTCGGGAGTCCAAAACAATGTGCAAACTCTTCAATAGGAACTGGGAAACAATTTGTTCCAGTTTTCCAGATTCGGGATGAGAATTGCTATGCAAATCCATAGTTTTTAGTACAGCAAAGACGTCTGAAGCTTCAAAATTTATTGATCCATAACACGATGATAAAACGACTGTTTCAATAGCTTATCCCAAAACCATATAATgcatgaaaaaaaaatcattaagaGAGAAATAACAGAAGCTCCCTGTTAATCAGTCTGAATGGGGTTCGTTTAGCATAGAAAGAAACCTCGAGAAagcaaaaaatcaaaattagatATCCTTAGATCAAGAAAGAGGCTGATTACTAAATCAAAGCTCGACAGCAATTATATGATCAAAGCCACAAGAACCGATGAAGTGAATTCTGGAattataagtatttaatagaaatcGCTTAATGTAAGACAAACCAGATGCATGCCAAATAGCGAAATACAAATAAACAAAGAGAAGAACCCAGAAAACTTACAGTCGAAGGACGAAAGAGAAGATAGAATGGGACAGATTTGAGGTGTTAGGAGTTGCAGGGAAAGGTAAGAGAAGTGCAAAACAATGAAGTAGAGGATTGCGTAGATTGTTCAAATGaatctattattaattaattaaatttctctATTTTACGTTTTGCACAAGTGGTCGTCATGGGTGGCAGCAGCGGAGAGAGTTGAATGCAGCAGGGGGGTTCTGTCCAGTTTCAGCACCAAACCAGCAACTCTTTCTCCACTCATTGATTCTCAAGCCCAATTCATTCAAccctcctctctctctctctctctctctctcctgtaatgcaattatttattactccataaataataagttatttattagGACTAATTATCtgaaaaaatttcaacttagaccatttaataattttaacaattataatatttttttattaaaaaatgtttaattttcttatctaAAATATGAcctattataataattttttcataaaagatgtttaattttttttatctctaaTATGATCcgatcattaaatataatggtttttgttgattggatatttaatttaaataaaaaataaaaaaataaaaaattgagaatgaaaagtaaaaatacattttttttagaaattaattaagactTATTTCTTCACCCTTTTCTTAAGCATTAAATTATGCAACTTCAAAGCTTCATCAAGATTTTAATCTCTATAATGTCtctttataagaaaattagaagTAACTATCCTCTGTATTTGTTTATACATTTATAGAACCTTCTCAATTCTAGCAGCTTTAACATGAACTCTcatcaaattattaaaagtaatCTTATTAGGCTTGTAAATATAATCCTTCATTCGATTAAAAGCATGTATAGCTTCTAATTCCAATCCAATTTTGACATAACGTTGAATAAGAATAGAAAAGGtctttttgctaatttttatatttctaattttcatCAAATCAATTACTTGCCAACCCAAAATAAAGTTTCAAACTTTACCAGCAAGATCgatcattttattataaaggTCAGGATGGTATGTGAACTCGAGCCTAAAAGCGGCCCGGTTGAAAAATGAAAGGGCTTAGAGGAATGAAATGTCATGGCGAACGACAATGCATTTTTTGATAACGTGGCAAACGAGGGAGGGGAGATAAGGATGGTGGAGAAATGGGAGAAGTCAAGGGAAAGAGACTAAGAAGGAGTATTAggtaagataaaattttgggtTTCTATAGTGATAGTTGTCACGATCCGACTTGTGAGCTCGTGCCCGATGCTGGAATTGGGTAGGCATAAGGCCTCATATGGTGCCATCTCAATGCTCGTAGAGTAGCTATTATTGCACACAAATTCTATCAAAGACAGATACCAATCCTATTGACCACCAAAATCCATAGCACACATCCTAAGTATATCCTCTAGTGTTTGAATCATCTTCTCTCACTGGCCATCAGTTTCGGGGTGGAAGCTATACAGAAATCTAGTCTCATACTGAGCTCTTCCTATAGCTTCTTCCAAAACCTAGAAGTAAACTGTGGTCCTGTTTCAAACACTATAGAAATAGGAATCCCATGGAGACTTATGATCCTCTCAAGGCACACCTTCACATACTTAGCCACTGAGTAAGTAGCCTTCGCGGGTAAAAAGATGCACTGATTTGATAAAATGACCAACAATCACCGAAATAGAATCTTACTAAGCATCTGTCTTAGTTAATCCAGCCACAGTTTTATAGTAGTTATCTCCCATTTCCACTCTGGAATAAGAAGTGGCTACGATAATCTTGATGGCTTCTGTTGTTAGCACACATACTGAGTATATCCTCTAGTGTTTGAATCATCTTCTCTGACTGGCCATCAGTTTCGGGGTGGAAGCTATACAGAAATCTAGTCTCGTACTGAACTCTTCCTATAGCTTCTTCCAAAATCTAGAAGTAAACTGTGGTCCTCTTTCAAACactatagaaatagaaatccCATGGAGACTTATGATCCTCTCAAGGCACACCTTCACATACTTAGCCACTGAGTAAGTAGCCTTTGCGGGTAAAAAGATGCACTGATTTGATAAAATGACCAACAATCATCGAAATAGAATCTTACTAAGCATCTGTCTTAGTTAATCCAGCCACAGTTTTGTAGTAGTTATCTCCCATTTCCACTCTGGAATAAAAAGTGGCTACGATAATCTTGATGGCTTCTGTTGTTAGCACACATCCTGAGTATATCCTCTAGTGTTTGAATCATCTTCTCTGACTGGCCATCAGTTTCGGGGTGGAAGCTATACAGAAATCTAGTCTCGTACTGAGCTCTTCCTATAGCTTCTTCCAAAATCTAGAAGTAAACTGTGGTCCTCTTTCAAACactatagaaatagaaatccCATGGAGACTTATGATCCTCTCAAGGCACACCTTCACATACTTAGCCACTGAGTAAGTAGCCTTCGCGGGTAAAAAGATGCACTGATTTGATAAAATGACCAACAATCATCGAAATAGAATCTTACTAAGCATCTGTCTTAGTTAATCCAGCCACAGTTTTATAGTAGTTATCTCCCATTTCCACTCTGGAATAAGAAGTGGCTATGATAATCTTAATGGCTTCTGTTGTTAGCACACATCCTGAGTATATCCTCTAGTGTTTGAATCATCTTCTCTGACTGGCCATCAGTTTCGGGGTGGAAGCTATACAGAAATCTAGTCTCATACTGAGCTCTTCCTATAGCTTCTTCCAAAACCTAGAAGTAAACTGTGGTCCTCTTTCAAACACTATAGAAATAGGAATCCCATGGAGACTTATGATCCTCTCAAGGCACACCTTCACATACTTAGCCACTGAGTAAGTAGCCTTCGCGGGTAAAAAGATGCACTGATTTGATAAAATGACCAACAATCACCGAAATAGAATCTTACTAAGCATCTGTCTTAGTTAATCCAGCCACAGTTTTATAGTAGTTATCTCCCATTTCCACTCTGGAATAAGAAGTGGCTACAATAATCTTGATGGCTTCTGTTGTTAATGCTTAACTTGCTGACAGGTCAAACACTTAAAGACGAACTCTGCCACATTTTTCTTCATCCTGTTCTACCAATAAATGTCTTTCAAATCATGATACATCTTGGTAGAACTTAGATGTATATTGTAAGCTGTATGATGAGCATCCTCTAGAATCTCCCTACTAAGATTAATCACATCTGGAATGCATAACCTGGTACCCTTCCTGAGAGTCCCAACATTATTTGTGATAAAAATCATTAACTTAACATTGTTGTACCTCTTCCACAATCATCctcaactatatatatatatatctcaatCTTGAGCTAGCTTAACAAGTACAGGCTGAATCTAGATGTACTCTTTGATCCTAATACTTCCAATTGTAATCGCTAACCATATGAATCATGCAACTCCTTAATCAAACTTC
The Ricinus communis isolate WT05 ecotype wild-type chromosome 1, ASM1957865v1, whole genome shotgun sequence DNA segment above includes these coding regions:
- the LOC8276848 gene encoding autophagy-related protein 13a isoform X1, whose protein sequence is MDLHSNSHPESGKLEQIVSQFLLKSLHIVLDSRIPSLHPHDRSADFQSSSRVRKSDKWFNLVLGDRPATLGNLNFWQRNLMDPMIIDIILVRTGTASSSVENLYASPAERMPIETVIERWVVQYKFLRAMAPQLGENSSSYKKTYKKSIILLRSLYSQTRLLPAYRIFRQLSSSSQTYDFDIIYKVSSFCEPFIRSEEEKMKEYSFVPVEALPGHLSISVTFRPSLSDFNLEPLATFPPKIITDYVGSPTTDPLRSFPSSEKGVRATSFPLRGICPPNSTACQRPHSWTSGFHRASPFMLNQPLVGSPPAYRTSPMPYDFPSPPLDTYGHRVQSYRPQTHQKATAYDDYQLSPPFSPSMSPSTPTYFPNSNPVQTHITSETAPVTIPLPMTSRSSRYVSPNFSDPNKNSLPPLSPRSTRYDPSSQESSFGIRSIKKAEITRAGESNSGVANHYSGHKTLKDSKDDSGRFSGLLSSSGSPRIGFSRSSSRLSFQDELDDGDFSCPFDVDDVDISDSPISSHNLDGKRNTESTPHSLLIGKKSQDAAVGVLVHMLRTAPPLRQDPSCYSTHSFRTDLDEGVATASGFFLPRKTADALEELRSYREMKDLLLSKSGTRMVNKEEA
- the LOC8276848 gene encoding autophagy-related protein 13a isoform X2 — encoded protein: MDLHSNSHPESGKLEQIVSQFLLKSLHIVLDSRIPSLHPHDRSADFQSSSRVRKSDKWFNLVLGDRPATLGNLNFWQRNLMDPMIIDIILVRTGTASSSVENLYASPAERMPIETVIERWVVQYKFLRAMAPQLGENSSSYKKTYKKSIILLRSLYSQTRLLPAYRIFRQLSSSSQTYDFDIIYKVSSFCEPFIRSEEEKMKEYSFVPVEALPGHLSISVTFRPSLSDFNLEPLATFPPKIITDYVGSPTTDPLRSFPSSEKGVRATSFPLRGICPPNSTACQRPHSWTSGFHRASPFMLNQPLVGSPPAYRTSPMPYDFPSPPLDTYGHRVQSYRPQTHQKATAYDDYQLSPPFSPSMSPSTPTYFPNSNPVQTHITSETAPVTIPLPMTSRSSRYVSPNFSDPNKNSLPPLSPRSTRYDPSSQESSFGIRSIKKAEITRAGESNSGVANHYSGHKTLKDSKDDSGRFSGLLSSSGSPRIGFSRSSSRLSFQDELDDGDFSCPFDVDDVDISDSPISHNLDGKRNTESTPHSLLIGKKSQDAAVGVLVHMLRTAPPLRQDPSCYSTHSFRTDLDEGVATASGFFLPRKTADALEELRSYREMKDLLLSKSGTRMVNKEEA